A genomic region of Rhizobium indicum contains the following coding sequences:
- a CDS encoding CobW family GTP-binding protein: protein MAGDQQLLLSASHVTAAVPLTVLTGFLGAGKTTLLNRILTGDHGLRVAVLINDFGSINIDAELVVGVESEGDVINLANGCVCCNIRDDLVAAVMQVMTRPERPEYILLEASGVADPSGIALTFMDEDMRDRIRLDSIMCIVDAEQIFLAPELMELKLRQVAFADMLILNKVDLVAPKEIERIKAWLDDRFHRYRLVQASHGNVPLEVLLSVGRFDPSQLDASPPVKDSGHSSDCRDHNCGHRLHYHRHNHAQGFSTWKYEVSEPLSLEALREAARKLPASVYRCKGIIHVAEEPGRRVILQVVGKRVYIAVGDKWNGEEPRTRIVAIGAHDGVDAVALRQVFGRCHAEPAQLHEHSATLGRMVALS, encoded by the coding sequence ATGGCTGGCGATCAGCAGTTGTTATTGTCCGCGTCCCACGTGACGGCAGCCGTGCCCTTGACCGTTCTGACCGGATTTCTCGGCGCGGGCAAGACCACGCTTTTGAACCGAATTCTTACGGGTGACCACGGGCTTCGGGTCGCGGTGCTGATCAACGACTTCGGTTCCATCAACATCGATGCCGAACTCGTCGTAGGGGTCGAAAGCGAGGGGGATGTGATCAATCTCGCCAATGGCTGCGTCTGCTGCAACATCCGCGACGATCTGGTGGCCGCGGTGATGCAGGTGATGACGCGCCCCGAGCGGCCCGAATACATACTGCTCGAGGCGAGCGGGGTGGCCGACCCATCCGGCATCGCACTCACCTTCATGGACGAGGACATGCGAGATCGCATCCGGTTGGACAGCATCATGTGCATCGTCGACGCGGAGCAGATTTTCTTGGCACCCGAACTGATGGAGCTGAAGCTTCGCCAGGTTGCTTTCGCGGACATGCTCATTCTCAACAAGGTCGATCTTGTCGCGCCGAAGGAGATTGAACGGATCAAGGCATGGCTCGACGACCGATTCCACCGTTATCGACTTGTGCAGGCGTCCCACGGAAACGTGCCGCTGGAAGTCCTGCTGTCAGTCGGTCGGTTTGATCCTTCGCAGCTCGACGCCAGTCCGCCGGTCAAGGATTCTGGTCATTCTTCTGACTGTCGAGATCACAATTGCGGGCATCGCCTTCACTATCACAGGCATAACCACGCGCAGGGCTTCAGCACCTGGAAATACGAAGTGTCAGAGCCGCTCTCGCTCGAGGCCCTACGCGAAGCGGCGCGCAAACTCCCGGCCAGCGTCTACCGATGCAAAGGCATTATTCATGTCGCCGAAGAACCAGGCCGCCGGGTCATCCTTCAAGTTGTCGGCAAGCGAGTATATATTGCAGTTGGAGATAAATGGAACGGCGAGGAACCACGGACGCGCATCGTCGCCATTGGAGCGCATGATGGGGTGGATGCTGTGGCATTGCGCCAGGTCTTCGGTCGATGCCATGCAGAGCCGGCGCAGCTGCACGAGCATTCCGCGACCTTGGGGCGTATGGTTGCTCTGTCCTAG